One part of the Xiphophorus hellerii strain 12219 chromosome 17, Xiphophorus_hellerii-4.1, whole genome shotgun sequence genome encodes these proteins:
- the ptpro gene encoding receptor-type tyrosine-protein phosphatase O isoform X1: MLPPPLLAALLLGSVQVSWAFQVSTNQEGLIVAALERGDLQDNVTAYAVQISGEPRLVLVPFINTSEPLLFNASFHGLCYTVGLLVKLGQSWSRPMKSVPVLTKPLPVRAAYISDYREAPETGVVFDIDPPIRTVFSRVNISYTEGLERRSMLYKDFYKGKTVFKHWLPGVCYRNITFQLISEATALQTALTSHSDVTHRPLHHRTVPFPPLNVSHRVLTLSRRAAAGGREAAARRARDVPLMQEAETQPEEDVVFEEEEPTPRVSFNATQNVTESVAVSNGSRAEEAEPQSYWLDPTEISPADRDEEFVNAVVSEYEDSNEPGSAMAVPADVPVLPTRLPPVLLELRWLPPRPPTSYDGFNVYIYRDGNSTEMATVDENTHEFFTELTEPGTYRVQVTTLSSSGDCEARESSADTGFTFYLSPSGELLEELRERPQGVSVRLLDSSTAAVSWAPSAQNHNGSLVSVVSTTCLKPSLSQRMENTYCSEENSTSDIISNLTPGAQYRVVVYHTNGPLTSPPSEPVIIDIEPTGVRELAVYPLGPTAVVLSWQRPYHVAFRKYILQTFFFNPVTLVSEWTTYYEIAATASVIATVRVTDLLPAWYYNFRVSMVTWGDPPLTCCDSSTVSFVTAPEAPHISSVDYSQGVLAVRWTYGELFIDLSHSRMLHWQVEAVGKKGPQRGYSVDVTRNAMRASLPLPPGDIYNLTVTACTERSRNTSVPNIIKLEPAPPRLLLAVNTTHSSVTLLWSEDGVVDYYQVLCRPNWASKELKAGEPITSTAQVLTVSGLVPSSSYNCSVTSFSYSSASRPARITVTTAAKEMNPSVAAISALAVLSVLLISLLVLFLLVLRKKHLQMTRNCSAETFVNFASFERDGKLPYNWRRSLFAFLTLLPSCLWTDYLLAFYINPWSKTALKKRKLTSPVQLDDFEAYFKDMSKDSAYKFSLQFEELKSVGLDLTHDAADLPVNRPKNRYTNILPYDFSRVKLVSMHNDEGADYINANYIPGYRHSKEYIATQGPLPETRNDFWKMVLQQKSPIIVMLTQCNERRRVKCDHYWPFTDEPVMYGDISVEMLSEEGFPEWIIRKFRLGYADETLDVLHLNYTSWPDHGVPTVNAIESILQFVHIVRQQADRTKDPVIVHCSAGVGRTGTFMALDRLMQHIREHEFVDILGMVSDMRSHRLSMVQTEEQYVFIHQCVLLMWQKKKQQSITSDVIYENSSKT; the protein is encoded by the exons ATGCTGCCCCCGCCGCTGCTCGCCGCCCTGCTGCTCGGCTCGGTCCAG GTTTCCTGGGCGTTTCAGGTGTCCACCAATCAGGAGGGACTGATTGTGGCGGCGCTGGAGCGCGGCGACCTTCAGGACAACGTCACAGCGTACGCGGTACAGATCTCAGGAGAACCtcggctggttctggttccgttcATCAACACCAGCGAGCCGCTGCTGTTCAACGCGTCGTTCCACGGCCTCTGCTACACAGTGGGGCTACTGGTCAAACTGGGACAGAGCTGGTCCCGACCCATGAAGAGCGTTCCCGTTCTCACAA AGCCACTTCCTGTCCGTGCCGCGTACATCTCAGACTACAGAGAGGCTCCAGAAACGGGCGTTGTGTTCGACATCGACCCACCGATCAGAACCGTGTTCAGCCGGGTCAACATCAGCTACACGGAGGGCCTGGAGCGCCGCTCCATGCTCTATAAAG ATTTCTACAAAGGGAAGACTGTTTTCAAGCACTGGCTGCCGGGCGTGTGCTACCGGAACATCACCTTCCAGCTTATCTCCGAGGCCACGGCGCTGCAGACGGCGCTGACTAGCCACAGCGACGTCACACACAGACCGCTGCACCACCGCACAG TGCCCTTCCCGCCCCTCAACGTCTCCCACAGGGTTCTGACCCTGAGCCGCCGGGCCGCGGCGGGGGGGCGTGAGGCGGCGGCCCGCCGGGCGCGGGACGTCCCGCTGATGCAGGAGGCGGAGACGCAGCCCGAGGAGGACGTCGTCTTCGAAGAGGAGGAACCGACTCCTCGGGTTTCCTTCAACGCGACGCAGAACGTGACGGAGAGCGTCGCCGTTAGCAACGGCAGCCGCGCGGAGGAGGCGGAGCCTCAGAGCTACTGGCTGGACCCCACGGAAATCTCGCCCGCTGACAGAGACGAGGAGTTCGTCAACGCCGTGGTCTCGGAGTACGAGGACTCCAACGAGCCGGGGTCGGCCATGGCCGTGCCCGCCGATGTTCCAGTTCTGCCCACCAGGCTGCCCCCCGTCCTGCTGGAGCTGCGCTGGCTGCCCCCACGACCTCCGACCTCCTACGACGGCTTCAATGTCTACATCTACAGAGACG GAAACTCCACAGAGATGGCAACTGTGGACGAGAACACGCACGAGTTCTTCACGGAGCTGACGGAGCCGGGAACGTACCGAGTCCAGGTCACCACGCTGAGTTCGTCTGGAGACTGTGAGGCCCGGGAGAGCAGCGCCGACACCGGCTTCACCTTCTACCTCA GTCCCAGCGGTGAGCTGTTGGAGGAGCTGCGTGAGCGTCCTCAGGGCGTCAGCGTCAGGCTGCTGGACTCCAGCACTGCCGCCGTGTCCTGGGCTCCGTCCGCTCAGAACCACAACGGCAGCCTGGTGTCGGTTGTGTCCACCACCTGCCTGAAGCCCAGCCTGAGCCAGAGGATGGAGAACACCTACTGCAGCGAG gaGAACTCGACCAGTGACATCATCAGCAACCTGACGCCCGGCGCCCAATACCGCGTAGTCGTCTATCACACCAACGGCCCTCTGACCAGCCCGCCGTCCGAACCGGTCATCATCGACATCG AGCCCACAGGTGTGCGGGAACTGGCGGTGTACCCGCTGGGCCCCACGGCGGTGGTCCTCAGCTGGCAGAGGCCGTACCACGTGGCCTTCAGGAAGTACATCCTGCAGACGTTCTTCTTCAACCCCGTCACGCTGGTGTCCGAGTGGACCACCTACTATGAGATCGCCGCCACCGCCTCCGTCATCGCTACCGTG AGAGTCACCGACCTGCTGCCCGCCTGGTACTACAACTTCAgggtttccatggtaacctgGGGAGACCCGCCGCTCACCTGCTGCGACAGCTCTACGGTCAGCTTTGTGACAG CTCCGGAGGCGCCCCACATCTCGTCGGTGGATTACTCCCAGGGGGTTCTGGCGGTCCGGTGGACCTACGGCGAGCTCTTCATCGACCTGAGCCACTCCAGGATGCTGCACTGGCAGGTGGAGGCCGTGGGCAAGAAGGGGCCACAGAGAGGATACTCTGTAGAC GTGACCCGGAACGCCATGCGGGCCAGCCTGCCGTTGCCGCCGGGAGACATCTACAACCTGACGGTGACGGCGTGCACAGAGCGCAGCAGGAACACGTCTGTTCCCAACATCAtcaaactgg AGCCGGCCCCTCCCCGCCTGTTGCTGGCTGTCAACACCACGCACTCTTCCGTCACGCTGCTGTGGAGCGAGGACGGCGTGGTGGACTACTACCAGGTTCTGTGCCGACCCAACTGGGCCAGCAAGGAGCTGAAG GCCGGAGAGCCCATCACCTCCACCGCTCAGGTTCTGACCGTTTCGGGTCTGGTTCCGTCGTCCAGCTACAACTGCAGCGTGACGAGTTTCAGCTACAGCTCAGCCAGCCGGCCGGCCCGCATCACCGTCACCACCGCAG CCAAAGAGATGAACCCGAGCGTGGCGGCCATCTCGGCGCTGGCCGTGCTGAGCGTCCTGCTCATCAGCCTTCTCGTCCTCTTCCTGCTCGTCCTTCGTAAGAAACACCTGCAGATGACCAG GAACTGCAGCGCTGAGACCTTCGTTAATTTCGCCTCGTTTGAGCGAGACGGGAAGCTTCCCTACAACTG GCGAAGAAGCCTCTTTGCCTTCCTTACCCTCCTGCCATCCTGCCTTTGGACTGACTATCTTTTGGCTTTTTATATTAATCCGTG gaGCAAAACGGCTTTAAAGAAACGGAAACTAACCAG CCCGGTGCAGCTGGACGACTTCGAGGCCTACTTCAAGGACATGAGCAAAGACTCCGCCTACAAGTTCTCCCTGCAGTTTGAG GAGCTGAAGAGCGTCGGCCTGGATCTGACCCACGATGCTGCCGACCTGCCGGTCAACAGGCCCAAGAACCGATACACCAACATCCTGCCCT ATGACTTCAGTCGGGTCAAGCTGGTCTCCATGCACAACGACGAAGGTGCCGACTACATCAACGCCAACTACATCCCT GGATACCGACATTCCAAGGAGTACATCGCCACCCAGGGGCCACTGCCGGAGACGCGCAACGATTTCTGGAAGATGGTTCTGCAGCAGAAGTCGCCCATCATCGTCATGCTGACACAATGCAACGAACGCCGCAGG GTGAAGTGCGACCACTACTGGCCGTTCACAGACGAGCCGGTCATGTACGGCGACATCAGTGTGGAGATGCTTTCTGAGGAAGGCTTTCCGGAGTGGATCATCAGGAAGTTTCGACTTGGATAT gcgGACGAGACCCTGGACGTCCTCCACCTGAACTACACATCGTGGCCGGATCATGGCGTTCCCACAGTCAACGCCATCGAGAGCATCCTGCAGTTCGTCCACATCGTCCGGCAGCAGGCCGACAGGACCAAAGACCCCGTCATCGTCCACTGCAG CGCCGGGGTGGGCAGAACCGGAACCTTCATGGCCCTGGACCGCCTGATGCAGCACATCCGGGAACACGAGTTCGTGGACATCCTGGGCATGGTGTCGGACATGAGGTCCCACCGGCTGTCCATGGTCCAGACCGAG gagcAGTATGTCTTCATCCATCAGTGCGTCCTCCTGATGTggcagaagaagaagcagcagtcCATCACATCTGATGTCATCTATGAAAACTCCAGCAAGACATAA
- the ptpro gene encoding receptor-type tyrosine-protein phosphatase O isoform X2, with the protein MLPPPLLAALLLGSVQVSWAFQVSTNQEGLIVAALERGDLQDNVTAYAVQISGEPRLVLVPFINTSEPLLFNASFHGLCYTVGLLVKLGQSWSRPMKSVPVLTKPLPVRAAYISDYREAPETGVVFDIDPPIRTVFSRVNISYTEGLERRSMLYKDFYKGKTVFKHWLPGVCYRNITFQLISEATALQTALTSHSDVTHRPLHHRTVPFPPLNVSHRVLTLSRRAAAGGREAAARRARDVPLMQEAETQPEEDVVFEEEEPTPRVSFNATQNVTESVAVSNGSRAEEAEPQSYWLDPTEISPADRDEEFVNAVVSEYEDSNEPGSAMAVPADVPVLPTRLPPVLLELRWLPPRPPTSYDGFNVYIYRDGNSTEMATVDENTHEFFTELTEPGTYRVQVTTLSSSGDCEARESSADTGFTFYLSPSGELLEELRERPQGVSVRLLDSSTAAVSWAPSAQNHNGSLVSVVSTTCLKPSLSQRMENTYCSEENSTSDIISNLTPGAQYRVVVYHTNGPLTSPPSEPVIIDIEPTGVRELAVYPLGPTAVVLSWQRPYHVAFRKYILQTFFFNPVTLVSEWTTYYEIAATASVIATVRVTDLLPAWYYNFRVSMVTWGDPPLTCCDSSTVSFVTAPEAPHISSVDYSQGVLAVRWTYGELFIDLSHSRMLHWQVEAVGKKGPQRGYSVDVTRNAMRASLPLPPGDIYNLTVTACTERSRNTSVPNIIKLEPAPPRLLLAVNTTHSSVTLLWSEDGVVDYYQVLCRPNWASKELKAGEPITSTAQVLTVSGLVPSSSYNCSVTSFSYSSASRPARITVTTAAKEMNPSVAAISALAVLSVLLISLLVLFLLVLRKKHLQMTRNCSAETFVNFASFERDGKLPYNWSKTALKKRKLTSPVQLDDFEAYFKDMSKDSAYKFSLQFEELKSVGLDLTHDAADLPVNRPKNRYTNILPYDFSRVKLVSMHNDEGADYINANYIPGYRHSKEYIATQGPLPETRNDFWKMVLQQKSPIIVMLTQCNERRRVKCDHYWPFTDEPVMYGDISVEMLSEEGFPEWIIRKFRLGYADETLDVLHLNYTSWPDHGVPTVNAIESILQFVHIVRQQADRTKDPVIVHCSAGVGRTGTFMALDRLMQHIREHEFVDILGMVSDMRSHRLSMVQTEEQYVFIHQCVLLMWQKKKQQSITSDVIYENSSKT; encoded by the exons ATGCTGCCCCCGCCGCTGCTCGCCGCCCTGCTGCTCGGCTCGGTCCAG GTTTCCTGGGCGTTTCAGGTGTCCACCAATCAGGAGGGACTGATTGTGGCGGCGCTGGAGCGCGGCGACCTTCAGGACAACGTCACAGCGTACGCGGTACAGATCTCAGGAGAACCtcggctggttctggttccgttcATCAACACCAGCGAGCCGCTGCTGTTCAACGCGTCGTTCCACGGCCTCTGCTACACAGTGGGGCTACTGGTCAAACTGGGACAGAGCTGGTCCCGACCCATGAAGAGCGTTCCCGTTCTCACAA AGCCACTTCCTGTCCGTGCCGCGTACATCTCAGACTACAGAGAGGCTCCAGAAACGGGCGTTGTGTTCGACATCGACCCACCGATCAGAACCGTGTTCAGCCGGGTCAACATCAGCTACACGGAGGGCCTGGAGCGCCGCTCCATGCTCTATAAAG ATTTCTACAAAGGGAAGACTGTTTTCAAGCACTGGCTGCCGGGCGTGTGCTACCGGAACATCACCTTCCAGCTTATCTCCGAGGCCACGGCGCTGCAGACGGCGCTGACTAGCCACAGCGACGTCACACACAGACCGCTGCACCACCGCACAG TGCCCTTCCCGCCCCTCAACGTCTCCCACAGGGTTCTGACCCTGAGCCGCCGGGCCGCGGCGGGGGGGCGTGAGGCGGCGGCCCGCCGGGCGCGGGACGTCCCGCTGATGCAGGAGGCGGAGACGCAGCCCGAGGAGGACGTCGTCTTCGAAGAGGAGGAACCGACTCCTCGGGTTTCCTTCAACGCGACGCAGAACGTGACGGAGAGCGTCGCCGTTAGCAACGGCAGCCGCGCGGAGGAGGCGGAGCCTCAGAGCTACTGGCTGGACCCCACGGAAATCTCGCCCGCTGACAGAGACGAGGAGTTCGTCAACGCCGTGGTCTCGGAGTACGAGGACTCCAACGAGCCGGGGTCGGCCATGGCCGTGCCCGCCGATGTTCCAGTTCTGCCCACCAGGCTGCCCCCCGTCCTGCTGGAGCTGCGCTGGCTGCCCCCACGACCTCCGACCTCCTACGACGGCTTCAATGTCTACATCTACAGAGACG GAAACTCCACAGAGATGGCAACTGTGGACGAGAACACGCACGAGTTCTTCACGGAGCTGACGGAGCCGGGAACGTACCGAGTCCAGGTCACCACGCTGAGTTCGTCTGGAGACTGTGAGGCCCGGGAGAGCAGCGCCGACACCGGCTTCACCTTCTACCTCA GTCCCAGCGGTGAGCTGTTGGAGGAGCTGCGTGAGCGTCCTCAGGGCGTCAGCGTCAGGCTGCTGGACTCCAGCACTGCCGCCGTGTCCTGGGCTCCGTCCGCTCAGAACCACAACGGCAGCCTGGTGTCGGTTGTGTCCACCACCTGCCTGAAGCCCAGCCTGAGCCAGAGGATGGAGAACACCTACTGCAGCGAG gaGAACTCGACCAGTGACATCATCAGCAACCTGACGCCCGGCGCCCAATACCGCGTAGTCGTCTATCACACCAACGGCCCTCTGACCAGCCCGCCGTCCGAACCGGTCATCATCGACATCG AGCCCACAGGTGTGCGGGAACTGGCGGTGTACCCGCTGGGCCCCACGGCGGTGGTCCTCAGCTGGCAGAGGCCGTACCACGTGGCCTTCAGGAAGTACATCCTGCAGACGTTCTTCTTCAACCCCGTCACGCTGGTGTCCGAGTGGACCACCTACTATGAGATCGCCGCCACCGCCTCCGTCATCGCTACCGTG AGAGTCACCGACCTGCTGCCCGCCTGGTACTACAACTTCAgggtttccatggtaacctgGGGAGACCCGCCGCTCACCTGCTGCGACAGCTCTACGGTCAGCTTTGTGACAG CTCCGGAGGCGCCCCACATCTCGTCGGTGGATTACTCCCAGGGGGTTCTGGCGGTCCGGTGGACCTACGGCGAGCTCTTCATCGACCTGAGCCACTCCAGGATGCTGCACTGGCAGGTGGAGGCCGTGGGCAAGAAGGGGCCACAGAGAGGATACTCTGTAGAC GTGACCCGGAACGCCATGCGGGCCAGCCTGCCGTTGCCGCCGGGAGACATCTACAACCTGACGGTGACGGCGTGCACAGAGCGCAGCAGGAACACGTCTGTTCCCAACATCAtcaaactgg AGCCGGCCCCTCCCCGCCTGTTGCTGGCTGTCAACACCACGCACTCTTCCGTCACGCTGCTGTGGAGCGAGGACGGCGTGGTGGACTACTACCAGGTTCTGTGCCGACCCAACTGGGCCAGCAAGGAGCTGAAG GCCGGAGAGCCCATCACCTCCACCGCTCAGGTTCTGACCGTTTCGGGTCTGGTTCCGTCGTCCAGCTACAACTGCAGCGTGACGAGTTTCAGCTACAGCTCAGCCAGCCGGCCGGCCCGCATCACCGTCACCACCGCAG CCAAAGAGATGAACCCGAGCGTGGCGGCCATCTCGGCGCTGGCCGTGCTGAGCGTCCTGCTCATCAGCCTTCTCGTCCTCTTCCTGCTCGTCCTTCGTAAGAAACACCTGCAGATGACCAG GAACTGCAGCGCTGAGACCTTCGTTAATTTCGCCTCGTTTGAGCGAGACGGGAAGCTTCCCTACAACTG gaGCAAAACGGCTTTAAAGAAACGGAAACTAACCAG CCCGGTGCAGCTGGACGACTTCGAGGCCTACTTCAAGGACATGAGCAAAGACTCCGCCTACAAGTTCTCCCTGCAGTTTGAG GAGCTGAAGAGCGTCGGCCTGGATCTGACCCACGATGCTGCCGACCTGCCGGTCAACAGGCCCAAGAACCGATACACCAACATCCTGCCCT ATGACTTCAGTCGGGTCAAGCTGGTCTCCATGCACAACGACGAAGGTGCCGACTACATCAACGCCAACTACATCCCT GGATACCGACATTCCAAGGAGTACATCGCCACCCAGGGGCCACTGCCGGAGACGCGCAACGATTTCTGGAAGATGGTTCTGCAGCAGAAGTCGCCCATCATCGTCATGCTGACACAATGCAACGAACGCCGCAGG GTGAAGTGCGACCACTACTGGCCGTTCACAGACGAGCCGGTCATGTACGGCGACATCAGTGTGGAGATGCTTTCTGAGGAAGGCTTTCCGGAGTGGATCATCAGGAAGTTTCGACTTGGATAT gcgGACGAGACCCTGGACGTCCTCCACCTGAACTACACATCGTGGCCGGATCATGGCGTTCCCACAGTCAACGCCATCGAGAGCATCCTGCAGTTCGTCCACATCGTCCGGCAGCAGGCCGACAGGACCAAAGACCCCGTCATCGTCCACTGCAG CGCCGGGGTGGGCAGAACCGGAACCTTCATGGCCCTGGACCGCCTGATGCAGCACATCCGGGAACACGAGTTCGTGGACATCCTGGGCATGGTGTCGGACATGAGGTCCCACCGGCTGTCCATGGTCCAGACCGAG gagcAGTATGTCTTCATCCATCAGTGCGTCCTCCTGATGTggcagaagaagaagcagcagtcCATCACATCTGATGTCATCTATGAAAACTCCAGCAAGACATAA
- the ptpro gene encoding receptor-type tyrosine-protein phosphatase O isoform X4, translating into MIQLGTPEIFLTNGDMLQVLQPELQVSWAFQVSTNQEGLIVAALERGDLQDNVTAYAVQISGEPRLVLVPFINTSEPLLFNASFHGLCYTVGLLVKLGQSWSRPMKSVPVLTKPLPVRAAYISDYREAPETGVVFDIDPPIRTVFSRVNISYTEGLERRSMLYKDFYKGKTVFKHWLPGVCYRNITFQLISEATALQTALTSHSDVTHRPLHHRTVPFPPLNVSHRVLTLSRRAAAGGREAAARRARDVPLMQEAETQPEEDVVFEEEEPTPRVSFNATQNVTESVAVSNGSRAEEAEPQSYWLDPTEISPADRDEEFVNAVVSEYEDSNEPGSAMAVPADVPVLPTRLPPVLLELRWLPPRPPTSYDGFNVYIYRDGNSTEMATVDENTHEFFTELTEPGTYRVQVTTLSSSGDCEARESSADTGFTFYLSPSGELLEELRERPQGVSVRLLDSSTAAVSWAPSAQNHNGSLVSVVSTTCLKPSLSQRMENTYCSEENSTSDIISNLTPGAQYRVVVYHTNGPLTSPPSEPVIIDIEPTGVRELAVYPLGPTAVVLSWQRPYHVAFRKYILQTFFFNPVTLVSEWTTYYEIAATASVIATVRVTDLLPAWYYNFRVSMVTWGDPPLTCCDSSTVSFVTAPEAPHISSVDYSQGVLAVRWTYGELFIDLSHSRMLHWQVEAVGKKGPQRGYSVDVTRNAMRASLPLPPGDIYNLTVTACTERSRNTSVPNIIKLEPAPPRLLLAVNTTHSSVTLLWSEDGVVDYYQVLCRPNWASKELKAGEPITSTAQVLTVSGLVPSSSYNCSVTSFSYSSASRPARITVTTAAKEMNPSVAAISALAVLSVLLISLLVLFLLVLRKKHLQMTRNCSAETFVNFASFERDGKLPYNWRRSLFAFLTLLPSCLWTDYLLAFYINPWSKTALKKRKLTSPVQLDDFEAYFKDMSKDSAYKFSLQFEELKSVGLDLTHDAADLPVNRPKNRYTNILPYDFSRVKLVSMHNDEGADYINANYIPGYRHSKEYIATQGPLPETRNDFWKMVLQQKSPIIVMLTQCNERRRVKCDHYWPFTDEPVMYGDISVEMLSEEGFPEWIIRKFRLGYADETLDVLHLNYTSWPDHGVPTVNAIESILQFVHIVRQQADRTKDPVIVHCSAGVGRTGTFMALDRLMQHIREHEFVDILGMVSDMRSHRLSMVQTEEQYVFIHQCVLLMWQKKKQQSITSDVIYENSSKT; encoded by the exons ATGATCCAACTCGGAACACCTGAAATATTTCTGACCAATGGAGACATGCTTCAGGTTTTACAGCCTGAGCTCCAG GTTTCCTGGGCGTTTCAGGTGTCCACCAATCAGGAGGGACTGATTGTGGCGGCGCTGGAGCGCGGCGACCTTCAGGACAACGTCACAGCGTACGCGGTACAGATCTCAGGAGAACCtcggctggttctggttccgttcATCAACACCAGCGAGCCGCTGCTGTTCAACGCGTCGTTCCACGGCCTCTGCTACACAGTGGGGCTACTGGTCAAACTGGGACAGAGCTGGTCCCGACCCATGAAGAGCGTTCCCGTTCTCACAA AGCCACTTCCTGTCCGTGCCGCGTACATCTCAGACTACAGAGAGGCTCCAGAAACGGGCGTTGTGTTCGACATCGACCCACCGATCAGAACCGTGTTCAGCCGGGTCAACATCAGCTACACGGAGGGCCTGGAGCGCCGCTCCATGCTCTATAAAG ATTTCTACAAAGGGAAGACTGTTTTCAAGCACTGGCTGCCGGGCGTGTGCTACCGGAACATCACCTTCCAGCTTATCTCCGAGGCCACGGCGCTGCAGACGGCGCTGACTAGCCACAGCGACGTCACACACAGACCGCTGCACCACCGCACAG TGCCCTTCCCGCCCCTCAACGTCTCCCACAGGGTTCTGACCCTGAGCCGCCGGGCCGCGGCGGGGGGGCGTGAGGCGGCGGCCCGCCGGGCGCGGGACGTCCCGCTGATGCAGGAGGCGGAGACGCAGCCCGAGGAGGACGTCGTCTTCGAAGAGGAGGAACCGACTCCTCGGGTTTCCTTCAACGCGACGCAGAACGTGACGGAGAGCGTCGCCGTTAGCAACGGCAGCCGCGCGGAGGAGGCGGAGCCTCAGAGCTACTGGCTGGACCCCACGGAAATCTCGCCCGCTGACAGAGACGAGGAGTTCGTCAACGCCGTGGTCTCGGAGTACGAGGACTCCAACGAGCCGGGGTCGGCCATGGCCGTGCCCGCCGATGTTCCAGTTCTGCCCACCAGGCTGCCCCCCGTCCTGCTGGAGCTGCGCTGGCTGCCCCCACGACCTCCGACCTCCTACGACGGCTTCAATGTCTACATCTACAGAGACG GAAACTCCACAGAGATGGCAACTGTGGACGAGAACACGCACGAGTTCTTCACGGAGCTGACGGAGCCGGGAACGTACCGAGTCCAGGTCACCACGCTGAGTTCGTCTGGAGACTGTGAGGCCCGGGAGAGCAGCGCCGACACCGGCTTCACCTTCTACCTCA GTCCCAGCGGTGAGCTGTTGGAGGAGCTGCGTGAGCGTCCTCAGGGCGTCAGCGTCAGGCTGCTGGACTCCAGCACTGCCGCCGTGTCCTGGGCTCCGTCCGCTCAGAACCACAACGGCAGCCTGGTGTCGGTTGTGTCCACCACCTGCCTGAAGCCCAGCCTGAGCCAGAGGATGGAGAACACCTACTGCAGCGAG gaGAACTCGACCAGTGACATCATCAGCAACCTGACGCCCGGCGCCCAATACCGCGTAGTCGTCTATCACACCAACGGCCCTCTGACCAGCCCGCCGTCCGAACCGGTCATCATCGACATCG AGCCCACAGGTGTGCGGGAACTGGCGGTGTACCCGCTGGGCCCCACGGCGGTGGTCCTCAGCTGGCAGAGGCCGTACCACGTGGCCTTCAGGAAGTACATCCTGCAGACGTTCTTCTTCAACCCCGTCACGCTGGTGTCCGAGTGGACCACCTACTATGAGATCGCCGCCACCGCCTCCGTCATCGCTACCGTG AGAGTCACCGACCTGCTGCCCGCCTGGTACTACAACTTCAgggtttccatggtaacctgGGGAGACCCGCCGCTCACCTGCTGCGACAGCTCTACGGTCAGCTTTGTGACAG CTCCGGAGGCGCCCCACATCTCGTCGGTGGATTACTCCCAGGGGGTTCTGGCGGTCCGGTGGACCTACGGCGAGCTCTTCATCGACCTGAGCCACTCCAGGATGCTGCACTGGCAGGTGGAGGCCGTGGGCAAGAAGGGGCCACAGAGAGGATACTCTGTAGAC GTGACCCGGAACGCCATGCGGGCCAGCCTGCCGTTGCCGCCGGGAGACATCTACAACCTGACGGTGACGGCGTGCACAGAGCGCAGCAGGAACACGTCTGTTCCCAACATCAtcaaactgg AGCCGGCCCCTCCCCGCCTGTTGCTGGCTGTCAACACCACGCACTCTTCCGTCACGCTGCTGTGGAGCGAGGACGGCGTGGTGGACTACTACCAGGTTCTGTGCCGACCCAACTGGGCCAGCAAGGAGCTGAAG GCCGGAGAGCCCATCACCTCCACCGCTCAGGTTCTGACCGTTTCGGGTCTGGTTCCGTCGTCCAGCTACAACTGCAGCGTGACGAGTTTCAGCTACAGCTCAGCCAGCCGGCCGGCCCGCATCACCGTCACCACCGCAG CCAAAGAGATGAACCCGAGCGTGGCGGCCATCTCGGCGCTGGCCGTGCTGAGCGTCCTGCTCATCAGCCTTCTCGTCCTCTTCCTGCTCGTCCTTCGTAAGAAACACCTGCAGATGACCAG GAACTGCAGCGCTGAGACCTTCGTTAATTTCGCCTCGTTTGAGCGAGACGGGAAGCTTCCCTACAACTG GCGAAGAAGCCTCTTTGCCTTCCTTACCCTCCTGCCATCCTGCCTTTGGACTGACTATCTTTTGGCTTTTTATATTAATCCGTG gaGCAAAACGGCTTTAAAGAAACGGAAACTAACCAG CCCGGTGCAGCTGGACGACTTCGAGGCCTACTTCAAGGACATGAGCAAAGACTCCGCCTACAAGTTCTCCCTGCAGTTTGAG GAGCTGAAGAGCGTCGGCCTGGATCTGACCCACGATGCTGCCGACCTGCCGGTCAACAGGCCCAAGAACCGATACACCAACATCCTGCCCT ATGACTTCAGTCGGGTCAAGCTGGTCTCCATGCACAACGACGAAGGTGCCGACTACATCAACGCCAACTACATCCCT GGATACCGACATTCCAAGGAGTACATCGCCACCCAGGGGCCACTGCCGGAGACGCGCAACGATTTCTGGAAGATGGTTCTGCAGCAGAAGTCGCCCATCATCGTCATGCTGACACAATGCAACGAACGCCGCAGG GTGAAGTGCGACCACTACTGGCCGTTCACAGACGAGCCGGTCATGTACGGCGACATCAGTGTGGAGATGCTTTCTGAGGAAGGCTTTCCGGAGTGGATCATCAGGAAGTTTCGACTTGGATAT gcgGACGAGACCCTGGACGTCCTCCACCTGAACTACACATCGTGGCCGGATCATGGCGTTCCCACAGTCAACGCCATCGAGAGCATCCTGCAGTTCGTCCACATCGTCCGGCAGCAGGCCGACAGGACCAAAGACCCCGTCATCGTCCACTGCAG CGCCGGGGTGGGCAGAACCGGAACCTTCATGGCCCTGGACCGCCTGATGCAGCACATCCGGGAACACGAGTTCGTGGACATCCTGGGCATGGTGTCGGACATGAGGTCCCACCGGCTGTCCATGGTCCAGACCGAG gagcAGTATGTCTTCATCCATCAGTGCGTCCTCCTGATGTggcagaagaagaagcagcagtcCATCACATCTGATGTCATCTATGAAAACTCCAGCAAGACATAA